The Cydia pomonella isolate Wapato2018A chromosome 11, ilCydPomo1, whole genome shotgun sequence DNA window TGATATGACGACCGCGACCACTCTCGAGAGTGTGAGGACAAAGATGAAGAAGTAGAAGAAGAGTACACAATCATTTCAACCATGAGTCAAAAAAGAAGGAAATACCTTCTGAATTTGGGCGGTCTTTCCTCTCAGTGTACCACTTAAGAATATtgtgtttgataaaaaaaaataacgtaacAAGTTATCGCTGATTTGTTGCCCATTATCCTCAAACAAGGACTTGTATAATATCAATTATCTGTCATCTGAGATTGTAAACAAATAACCGTTATCTAGTCTGTCCTGATCAACATCAAAATTGAAGATCCGTGTATAAATATCGGCATGTTTTTGCGAAACTTAGCACTACATCATGTTTCGCCTTCTAAGCACCATTTGCATTTTTGCCATGCTCCAAAATGGCTGGGCAAGCCCAAGGAACCTCCGATCTGACGAAGTGACAGAGGAATGCCGAAACACTTACAACAACGAGCTTAGCAACGACTTTTTAGAAGGCGTGTGGTACGAAGTCGCAAAATACACTTTCTTCGGCGGCTTGGTGCCTTCCATCTGGTGCACGAATAACACAATCTATAAAGCTACTGATGAGAGGCTAGCAGTTTTTGAATCAGCATACGGCGTTAAGATACCACGTGAAGAGAACCCTGTGCTTATTAACAACTCGAATTATGCGCTGAACCTGCTCATTGGGCACCTCGAAGCTAAGGATCATTTTATGCAGCCTGGGTTCGCTCTAGAGGAGACGGTGTGGAACTACAGGCGGTTAACGGACGACTACATGATGGTTTGGAGTTGCGCTCTGCGCGGTAGGACCATCTGGTTACATTCGCGTATAAGAGATGTGACTAATCAGGAGATAGCGGAGGTCACCACTGGCGTTCCTGAGTTGTCGCGTTTGGAGATGCAAAGGTATTGCGCGCCTTACTAAATTGGAAAAGAATGCACATTAAAACCTTGTTTTGACCTCATTTATTCGGAAAAGGCTTTTTCTATCCTGCTGAAGGGATATAAGTGGCAATTTTTTGTTCTAGCAAATATAAATGCACAACCATTTGATTGttattttcgtgttttttttgtaatatgtgATAAATTTAGCACTTtcgtaaagtttaaataaaactgtttcATCAATAAGATCTTTTATTTGTAGCAAAATTAGTTCCACCTCGGGCTTTAACATTTGAATCGATTACGACGCTCGggatctattatagaatctttctaATTCGCGTCGATCAGGATTCAGCGTAGGCTGTAAATATGTCTGTTTGCTCCCTTGTGAAACAATATACTATTTCACGTTGCTGCTTGCAAGTGTCAGTATTCTAATAGAGTGAGGAAGTTATATTTGTATCCGTACAGTAGACCCTCGCTAATCCGGAGTCCGGACCAATAGTTATTCAGACGGACATGATGTTGGCAGCTGAAATTAATTGTTGGCAGCTGAAAATAAAATCAGGGGGCCCGGATTAGTATCTCACTCTTATAGAACAGCACGCAGGATTGTGGGTACTgggttatattttatatttatatttatttattgaacacaatgcaagtttacagtgtcagaccaattcacttacatgctaggaaaacataaattatcaagaataataaattaataataaattaattatatatgcagaccgacagacagatgcatataataatatatgtgcAGACCATGAAATTGACGATTGTGGATCTTCTTTATTCTTCCTACCACCATGCAAATGTATTAGAGATAGCACTAACATCCTCtgttttgtatgggaaattattgaaatacaatttttaaacaatattagttttaaatatttactggGTTTCTTTGTTATTTCATTCAAGTAACTGAGTTTAGTATctaacctttttagggttccatagtcaactaggaacccttaagGGCCCccctgattaccagttcgccgacgatatcagcctgtcagttattcacaaaagctgacaatcgcgaataactgacaggccgatatcgtccggcgaactggtaatcagtgggctctTCATTGTTTCgctttgtccgtctgtctgtctgtctgtccgtccgcggctttgctcagtagtcgttagtgctagaaagctgcaatttggcatagatataCAAAATCAATCACGCCGACAAAATGGtagaataaaaactataaaacattATTCGTGGGCGTTTTAGTATCTTCGCAAAATGGTAGAATAAAAACTGGAAAACATTAACCGTGGGCGTTTTAGTACCTTCGCAAAAGCAATCCACTATTTAGTACGTAGATTGGCTAGCTAGCTAGCTATAGTTTAAAATTGGAATTAGTATagaatagtatagtataaaatcaactaaccattgttataaaacctcgattaagtacataacatagatttaagactattgctgtaccctatcagggtccatgtgaaactcacaactactacgagtatgtaacacctgtacaaaccatggatgcaataaagaaagaataaagaaagaaagaataaaGTTTTATATCCGCTAGCTATTAGGCTT harbors:
- the LOC133522562 gene encoding uncharacterized protein LOC133522562 → MFRLLSTICIFAMLQNGWASPRNLRSDEVTEECRNTYNNELSNDFLEGVWYEVAKYTFFGGLVPSIWCTNNTIYKATDERLAVFESAYGVKIPREENPVLINNSNYALNLLIGHLEAKDHFMQPGFALEETVWNYRRLTDDYMMVWSCALRGRTIWLHSRIRDVTNQEIAEVTTGVPELSRLEMQRYCAPY